CAGAGAAATGGAAAACGAAATAATAATCAGAGAAATGAAAAAGCAGGATATTCCCGAACTCTTGCGGTTAATGGAAGCTATTGTTTTGTTTGAGGGCGATACAGATTTTAGCCTTTCGGAAAGCGACCTGTTAAGCAGGGGTTTTGGTAAAAATCCCCAATTTGGTGCTATCGTTGCAGATGCAGGTAATAACAAACTTGTAGGTATAGCCGTTCACTACATCATTCCTTTTATGCACAATCTAAAACCCTCGCTAATGCTCAAATGGCTGTATGTTGATGCCAATCAGAGAGGTAAAAACATCGGTAAAAGATTGCTGAAAGGTCTTGCTCAATATGCCTTAAATAACGGATATAAAAAATTCAATTGGTTTGTACTTGGCAATAATGTTGATGCCCAAAAATTTTATAGCAGTATAGGAGCAAAGCCCGATGATAAATGGATACGTTGGACAATTACACCTGAAAAAATGGCTGTATTGGCAGACCAATAACCTTTAATTATTGAAAGTATGAACGAAGAAATTTTACAAAACATTGCTGTTATACAAGAACGGATAAACAATGCCTGTATAAACAGTAACAGAAATCCCGATGAAGTAAAATTACTATTGGCAACCAAAACCGTACCTGCCGAGCGTATAAAAATCGCATTACAGGCAGGGCATACATTGATAGCAGAAAACAAGATACAGGAACTCAGAGAAAAATACGAAGTCTTAAAAGAAGTTCCGCACATCAACCATTTTATAGGGCATTTGCAGACCAACAAAATCAAAGATCTGTTGAAATATAATGTTGCTTGTATTCAGTCGCTTGACCGTTTGGATTTGGCAGAAAAATTACACCAACGCTTACAGTTTGAAAACAAAACCATAGCAGTATTGATACAGGTAAATACTTCGTTTGAGGAAAGCAAATTTGGCGTAAACCCCGATAATGCCATTGAATTGGTAAAGCAGGTTGCACAGTTGGAAACCCTTAAAATAAAAGGTTTAATGACAATAGGTCTGTTCAGTGCCGAAACGGAAAAAGTGCGTAAATGTTTCCGATTGCTCAAAGATATTCAACAGCAAATTATTACTTTAAACATTCCCAACGTAGAAATGCAGGAGTTATCTATGGGTATGAGTGGCGATATGGAAACAGCCATTGCAGAGGGAGCAACCATTATAAGAGTGGGTACGGCTATTTTCGGACAAAGGATTTACCCCGACAGCTATTATTGGAACGAAAAATAAAAACTCAAAAAATAACAAAGAAATGAACGTACATTTTATTCAGCACGAAACCTTTGAAGCCCCAAGTGCTTATTTGGATTCGCCACCCTTCGGGACTTATAGTGCTTCGTTATCTTGTATCCGTTGATAAAATGGCTTTCTTTTTTTTCTGTTTTTTTCTTTTGGAATGAATTTTAGTATTTAATATTCCATAACAATAGCTTCTGCACTTAACGAGGTTAACCGCTCCAAATCTTCCAAAAAATGTTTCGAGATTTGTTCGGTTTCGGCTACGGAAAAATGCTCAGCGAAAGCTGAGCATTTTTTGTATGTATGTATTTTTGATGTGATCCCTGATCCGTAATTCCGGATCATGTACAAAAGTTGTGGAGGGGATAAAACAATAATTTCAAGTTCTTATGTACCTCGTCAAAAGGAGGTAGTTTTTTCGTAGAGATTTGATGCCCCAAGCTTGTTTTCCATGCTCGTTTCACCGTGTTTTCACTTCGAGCGTTAAGCAACTGTTCTACTCCTGTAAATTCAAGTCCTTTAAATGCCATTTTCGCTAAGAAAGCCTCCTTAATCTCCGCCCAATTGAGATCGCTTACATATTTGGATAAATACCATATATCGTAATAGTCACGAGGTGCTGTATAGGAACGTTGGATCAAAGCTCTTAACTTTTCAGACAGCACTTCTCTCATATCGTAACAAGCAATTGCGTCTACTGCAGAACTCAACCTATCTGAATAATCATGATAGACCGTTTTCAAAGTCGGTTCGAACAACATCTTCTCGTATAGAATAATTTCAATCTTAATAGACGTATTCCATCGGACTGGGTCTGGCGGAATTTGATCCTTGGAATGATCGGCTCCCCAAAACTTGACAACGGCAGCATATCCAGTAGGCATATCATTGTGACGAAGATTGGTCAGCTTTTCCAAATGTAATTGCATTCCGGTACGTTCTTGTGGATATTCTGGTCATGTTGACCCCTTTCTGGCAATATTGACCCCCTGATTTTTGGTTTACAGGATTGCCTACAAATGGCCTGACAATATTACTTCTTTTTTCTTAGACTTTCACCTTTAAGTTCGATCCGGTGGGATGTGTGAACTATCCTATCCAGAATAGCATCCGATAATGTATCATCCCCAATCACAGCATGCCAACTGGCCACAGGTAATTGGCTTGCAATGATTGTTGAACATTTGGCATGTCTGTCCTCTATGATTTCCATCAGGTCAATCCTTTGCTGTTGGTCGAGGTTTACCAGGCCGAAGTCATCCATTATAAGCAGTTCTACCTTGGAGAGTTTCATAAGAAGCTTGTGGATCGATCCATCCAACCTGGCCATTTTTGTTCTCAAAAGCAATTTTTGCATACTGAAGTAAGCGACTCTCTTACCTTGGGCACAAGCCCTGAGCCCCAGAGCAGACGCCATGAAAGATTTTCCGCAGCCTGTTGCACCAACGATAATGATCGGCTCGGCCCTTTCGATATATTGGCCTGTGGCCAAGTCCATCAATTGGATCTTGTCGATCCCCCTGGATGGATCCATATTGATCTCTTCAATAGAGGCCTGGTAACGGAAGGCTGCATTCTTCTTTAACCTCTCGAACCGCAGTTCGAAGCGACTGTCAGATTCGGCCTGCAGCAACAGGGTAAGGCCTTCTTCCAGAGCCAGTTTTCCGATCTGCCGTGTTTCTTTCATCGCTTTCCATTGACGCTCCATTCCATGGAAGCGGAGCGTGTTCAATTGTTGTTCTACATTCATCTGTTTCTAAGTTTTATAGTTCATTTTTATGAGTAATAGGATGCTCCCCTGATATTTTCATGTTGTGGCAATTGCTTGTTATCCGCCCGCTCTTGCTGTTGCTCCACCATTCCGTTTTCCAATATTCTTTGTAGGAACTTATAGGACAGCATGTCGTTCCTTAAGGCAATTTCACATGCTTTGAAGAATGTTTCCCCATAGCTACGGTGCAGCCTAAAGAGTCCTTCGCACGTTCTGTAGAGTTGTTCCGGATATCGGTCACTTTGTCCAAAGACCCGAACGACCAGTAAGTGAAAGTCCGAATGGATATCCAGAGCGCGCTTGATATAATAATCTGGCGAACGGGTGCCATACTGCTGGTGCTTGGAAGCAAGATGTTCGGGATGCGTCGAGTATTTGTTGGCAACAAAACTCCTGCTGTGCAGGGCTACCTGTACGTTCTCAATATAGATGTGGACTAAACGCTCAGTATAGACCACTAGGGCCTGTTTGCCAATATGGACATAAGGAACGCTATAGGAATGCCTGTCCCTTTTGAGATGTACATGTCCATTGGTTCCCACTTTGAGGGTCGTATAATATTTCATCGAAAAGCGGTCCCGAGGAAGTGGTCTGAGACTGGACAGCTCGTTGCTGAGAAACCGTTCCTGACGGCAATAGTTCCTGTCCTGCATTCTGGTCTGGTTCAATCTCTCGATACACTCTCCGATAGCAAGGTTGAGTGAGGGGAGATCAAAGAACTGCCTGTTGCGTAACCGGGCAAATACCTGGGTATAGATGATCTTCACATGGTTCTCTACGGCACTTTTATCCCGGGGCCTGGCAGGTCTTGCAGGCACTACGACCGTATCATAATGGTTTGCCAGATCTTCCATGGACCTGTTGATCTCTGGTTCATACCGATCGGTTCGTATGACGGCTGACTTGAGGTTGTCCGGGACAATCGCTCTAGGGACCCCTCCAAGAAACTGCAGGCAGCAGTCCAGTGCATAGAGAAAATCGGGGGATCGCTGACTGGGAACGGCCATGGCAAAACAATAGTTGGAATATGGTAGGCACGCAACAAATATCTCGCATAAAATGATTTCACCAGTCTCATGGTCGATGTAACCCAGCTTCTTGCCGGAGAAATCGATGAAAAGCTTGTCACCGGGTTCGTGGTCCAGTATCATGCTTCCATCGCGACGTGAGACCAGTAATTGCTTTAGATGGAAACAGAACTGGGCATAGCTATATCCCTGTGGATGAGCTACTAAATACTCTTCCCACAAAAGTCTCCGGTTTACACCTATTCGTGATAGTTCTTTTTCAAAATAAGGAAGCCTTTCTTTTAGATACTCGAAACGCTCGTCCCGATAGGCGGGGTTCCCTGATCTGAGCATCCGCTCAAGAACTGGATCTTCCAACTCCAGTATCCTTTCCAGAGATAGATTCAGGTCCGTTACCTTCTTTAGATAGGACTTTACCGTATTCTTGCTGATGGATAGATGACGGGCTATTGTTTTAATGGGATAATTCTCCCTGTGCAATCGTATTAACTGTTTGATCTGACTCATGGGTCTTGATTTACCGGCCATTGGAATATATCGATTAGGTCTAGCCCAAATAAACCAAAAAACAGAAACCCATGAAAAATGAGTGCAAAAGGGGTCAACATCGTCCAGAATAAAATGACCATATCTCGAAAGAGGGGTCAGCTTGCTCCAGAATAAATTGTTCAAACCCTTATTTGAGGGGTCAATATCCGCCAGAATGCCATGCTTTAACAGCCTCTAAATGCAGATGGTGATTTCTTTTTTGTCCAGATTGCTGGGGTCAGCTTACTCCAGAATATCCATTCTTGAACTAATGACATGATTTGCTGCAGTAAATCTATATCCAATTGAAAATCTGGATTAATGGATGTAAAATCTAAATCTTCTGAAAAACGGTAATCCGCGATATAACATTTTCGTAAACATGTTTCCCCTTTGAAGATTAGCGCTTCTCTGCAAGAATCTATCGAAAATATAGCATCAACAAAATGTCCCAATACCCAATCCTTGTCAATAGTATTTCTGGACACTTCGTGTTCCAAAGCTTTTTTCTCTATTTCTTTTTTCAGTATCATTTAGTATTGTTTATTGGTTATGTCTAACAATTCCTTCCGGCTGATATTCAGTCGCAATCGCCATTCTGCGATAAATTCGCCTTCTTCCAATCCCTGAGGATCAAACAAGTTATATTTATTCTTTACCTGCTTCTTGGCAAAATCTATAAAAGATTCCATGCTTGGAATTTGGAGAAGCTCAACCAAATAGCCAATTCGTTTGGTAACCGCTATATTATTCACAGCCTGGCAGTACTCGACTAATTTAGAGGCTTGCATTTGCGCTTGACCAACTGCTCTAATCAATTCCGCATAGCCACCAGAATGTTGAGGTAGATCAAAGCAATCGACTATTGTTTTCTCTACATCAGTGATCGGATACTGAAGGTTGCCGTAACCATTGTGTATGATCCCTGTTTTTTTATTAGCTGCAATCCTAACGAATTTATAAGAAGTACCGAGAATTGATTTATCGTACTTTTTATGTGTCGTTTGAATAAAAACCGTATTGGAGAACTGTTCGGTCAATCCATGTAAATTCAATGCAGACCAATACGCGACAGCACTATTTTCAACAACGAAAGTACCTATGACATATTCGTCCCGAAAACCTTGTTTGCAAAATTTACCTTTTTCCATTCGCACAAGTAGTTCCTTGTCGACTAGATTCTCTAGGATTTCACTTAGGTTGTCAAACTTTTGTTCTAACAACTGCTCAATTTCGGAGAATTTGAACAACTGTATTTCATAGTCGTCCAGCAACTTTAAGAATTCGAGCTGTGGTTTAGTTAAATGTTCTGATATATAAACGCTGTCTGCCATGTTACCTTTTGTGGAACGATAAGACCTAAAAAATGGGTCTTATCGTTCCTCGATTGGTAAAGATGGAACTTATCCTTTTGGTATCGAATAAATATGTCAATATCATCGGAGAAATTACGCCAAAGATAATGAACAGCATAAAAGAATATGAAAACTATCTGATCAAATGCTTTGTCGCTTTTCAGGCTAGAGATAAGATCAAAAAGGGAAATATCTTCCTATAAGCTTTTTATAGAGCTCATCTTTCTAAGCTGAATTCAGGCTCCAACCAATAGCATCCCTTTCCTTCAAAAAGCCGTCAACTAAATTAACAGCATTTGTAATCAATAATGATTTCTTTATTTTTTCGGAATCCAATTGTCTAATTAGGGAATTCATATTTCGGTTCATATCCTTCAAAAGGATGGTCAGGCCATTGAGTGCTTGGTTATACTGCGATGTTTCGCAAGCTTGAGCTTGCAGCAATTTCAGCATTTCGCTGGAAAGATTGAAATTGGGTAATAACAGGTCTTTCTCCTGCTGCTTGATAAAGGACAGGATACGGCTGATCCCTTGGGAAAGCTGATTTCTAAGGGCAAGAGCAAGCTGTCCTCAGTGCTCACAACTATTTTTTTTAAAGGGAAGGACATGTTCCGTGAAGGCGGTGTTCTAGCTTTCATAACTTGTCAGGGTGTCGCTCAAATGCCTAATTTTAGTGTGAGTTTTACAGAATTGTAAAATTTACGAAAGCTCTGTATTATTTTTGCTTAAAAAACACGGTTTAATATAATTGCCACGTCACAATACAATAAAATAAACACGACTTGTTTTAATACAAATATCACAACAATATTTACTAAATTTGCCACATCTGTTTTTAATAAAAATAGCACAGCAGTGTATAATAAATTTATAAGGACATGGCAACACCACGTGAAAGATTTGTAGAGGCCCTAAAATTCTTGCAAGAGCTACAGGAAAAAGGGATTGTAGGCATTCATACAGATGATATGCCGAACAGGAAATACCGTGAAATACTTTCCAAGAATGGTTTTATACGAGAGGTAGCTAAGGGATGGTATATCACCACCAGTCCAGAGGAAAAGGATGGTGAGACAACAGCCTGGTATAGCTCCTATTGGGATTTTGTTGCTATATTTCTGGAAAGAAAGTATGGTGATAATTGGTGCCTGTCTGCCGATCAGTCATTATTGCTACACGCGGCCAATCAATCGGTACCACAGCAATTGCTTGTTCGGTCACCACAAGGAAACAACAATCCTACACCATTGCCACATAATACCTCATTGTTCAATATCCGTGGAGAACTACCATCTGCAGATCAGCTTATCGTAACCCCAAACGGTATCCGGATGTACAATCTACAATCGGCATTAATATACAGTTCTGCCAGCACCTATACCCGTAATGCTATTGATGCACGCACAGTATTGTCACTGATACGTGATGCTTCGGAGCTTTTACCAGTACTTCTAGAGAACGGACATACTACTTTAGCCGGACGCCTTGCTGGCGCTTTCCGTAATATTGACAGGGACAAGATAGCCGATCAAATTATAGACACTTTTAAACAGGCAGACTATGATATCCGTGAAGAAGACCCTTTTGAAAGCAAACTGGACCTAAAGTTGTCCACCCGTGAACGTTCACCCTACGCTAACCGTATACGCCTGATGTGGACACAATTGCGGGAGGTTGTGATCAAAAACTTTCCTGCTGCACCTGGTATTCCAGCCAATCATGATTTGTATGTTAAAAATATAGACGATATATATGTGACAGATGCTTACCACTCACTATCCATTGAGCGTTACCGAGTAACGCCCGAGCTTATTGCCAAGGTAAGTTCAGGCGAATGGAATGCCAAGGAAAATGAGGAAGACCGTAAGCAACGTGATGCGATGGCTGCCAGAGGCTATTATCAAGCTTTCCTGTCTGTAAAAGAAAGTATAAGAGCTGTTTTACAAGAAAAAAATGCTGGTATACAAGCAGATATGGATCATTCAAAATGGTATAGAGAGCTGTTTGAACCAAGTGTAACTGCTGGAATACTGAAAGCATCAGATCTTGCCGGTTATCGTAACCATCAGGTATATATAGGTAATTCAAAGCATGTTCCACTTAGCGTAGACGCTATGAGAGATGTTATACCTATATTGTTTGAAATGCTCGAAGAAGAACCAGAAGCTTCTGTTAGGGCTGTTTTAGGACATTTTATATTTGTATTCATTCACCCTTACATGGATGGTAACGGACGTATAGGAAGGTTCTTAATGAATGCCATGTTGGCTTCTGGAGGCTATCCTTGGACAGTGATACCTGTTGAAAGAAGAGATGAATATATGCAAGCGCTTGAAAAAGCAAGCGTAGATCAGGATATTGCTCCTTTTGCTGCTTTTGTTGGTTATCTGGTTAATGAGGGAATGAAAGGAAAAGCTGTAGCTGAATTACCGGCATAACCTTTAATCCATAGAAGTTAAATAATCATGTTGAAAGCAAAAAGGATTGGCAGTATTGTCAATCCTTTTTGCTTTCTAACTCTGTACCAAAGCTGTAAATCCATTAGTTTCCTGTAAGATTGACTGATAGAAAAATTGCCTGGCGTGAGCTATATCCCTTTCCTCCCGTTGCCCCCTCTCGTCAATCCCATATTAGGTTAATTCTGCGACTATCTAAACCATTTATTTACGTTCTATTTTAGTTCAGCGCGCAATTTGGCTTTGATATCCTCAGCGTATTTGCCCAGCTTGTCCAGATAGGCAATTTGGCTCTGAATCGATTCCTTCACGAAATCCGTATTAAATTCCCAATGTATAGCGATGATTGGCATTTAAAAGATTTAGCGAATTCGCTATATATCAGCAATTCAGAGGTTTCTGAATCATTGCAAAGAAGTGTATATGCCAATCTGATTGATTTGGAGAAGCGCAACGTCCATCGCGGGAACTTGCTTGATTTTCTTATCCACGGAGTGAAATATGTGTTTCCGGCACAAGCAGGAATATTGACAAGAGGTGTTCCTACAGCACATTCACATCCCTTTATGGAGTCTTTTATCAGTAGCGAACAGGCTTATGTCTGGCCGTCTTCTTCCGGCTCCGTCTTGGGGCAGGCCATAGAACCTTTCTACGCCAATCAGGTCAAAGCCATAGCGGAAGATGAAGAACTATACCGATTGCTCGCCCTCTTGGACGTGATCAGAGTAGGCAAACTTCGGGAAAAGACTATTGCAGAGAAAGAATTAAAAGAACTATTAACCCATGTCAAATCATACTAGTATCGTACGGATCAAGGCCGTAAATAATGCCCTACAAGAGTTACGCAACCATGTTGTATTCGTAGGAGGAGCCACCATATCTTTATATGCCGACCGGCCTGTCCTTGAGGTGAGGCCGACTGATGATATTGATGTGATTTTCGAGATACTTAATTACAAACAGCGCCAACAATTGGAAGAATGGCTGAGAGAGATCGGTTTTTCAAATGATGTCGAATCGGGTGTAATCTGTCGGTTCAAGATCAAGGGTATTACCGTGGATATCATGCCCACAGATGATCCATCTATAGGATTCAACAATAAATGGCACCCAAAGGGTTATGAGCATGCTGAAAATTATACGCTTGATGACGGGCAGACAATTCGGATACTGACAGCCCCTATTTTCTCGCAACAAAGTTGG
The DNA window shown above is from Sphingobacterium hotanense and carries:
- a CDS encoding GNAT family N-acetyltransferase, producing the protein MENEIIIREMKKQDIPELLRLMEAIVLFEGDTDFSLSESDLLSRGFGKNPQFGAIVADAGNNKLVGIAVHYIIPFMHNLKPSLMLKWLYVDANQRGKNIGKRLLKGLAQYALNNGYKKFNWFVLGNNVDAQKFYSSIGAKPDDKWIRWTITPEKMAVLADQ
- a CDS encoding YggS family pyridoxal phosphate-dependent enzyme, with translation MNEEILQNIAVIQERINNACINSNRNPDEVKLLLATKTVPAERIKIALQAGHTLIAENKIQELREKYEVLKEVPHINHFIGHLQTNKIKDLLKYNVACIQSLDRLDLAEKLHQRLQFENKTIAVLIQVNTSFEESKFGVNPDNAIELVKQVAQLETLKIKGLMTIGLFSAETEKVRKCFRLLKDIQQQIITLNIPNVEMQELSMGMSGDMETAIAEGATIIRVGTAIFGQRIYPDSYYWNEK
- a CDS encoding nucleotidyl transferase AbiEii/AbiGii toxin family protein; translated protein: MQLHLEKLTNLRHNDMPTGYAAVVKFWGADHSKDQIPPDPVRWNTSIKIEIILYEKMLFEPTLKTVYHDYSDRLSSAVDAIACYDMREVLSEKLRALIQRSYTAPRDYYDIWYLSKYVSDLNWAEIKEAFLAKMAFKGLEFTGVEQLLNARSENTVKRAWKTSLGHQISTKKLPPFDEVHKNLKLLFYPLHNFCT
- the istB gene encoding IS21-like element helper ATPase IstB; this translates as MNVEQQLNTLRFHGMERQWKAMKETRQIGKLALEEGLTLLLQAESDSRFELRFERLKKNAAFRYQASIEEINMDPSRGIDKIQLMDLATGQYIERAEPIIIVGATGCGKSFMASALGLRACAQGKRVAYFSMQKLLLRTKMARLDGSIHKLLMKLSKVELLIMDDFGLVNLDQQQRIDLMEIIEDRHAKCSTIIASQLPVASWHAVIGDDTLSDAILDRIVHTSHRIELKGESLRKKK
- the istA gene encoding IS21 family transposase, giving the protein MSQIKQLIRLHRENYPIKTIARHLSISKNTVKSYLKKVTDLNLSLERILELEDPVLERMLRSGNPAYRDERFEYLKERLPYFEKELSRIGVNRRLLWEEYLVAHPQGYSYAQFCFHLKQLLVSRRDGSMILDHEPGDKLFIDFSGKKLGYIDHETGEIILCEIFVACLPYSNYCFAMAVPSQRSPDFLYALDCCLQFLGGVPRAIVPDNLKSAVIRTDRYEPEINRSMEDLANHYDTVVVPARPARPRDKSAVENHVKIIYTQVFARLRNRQFFDLPSLNLAIGECIERLNQTRMQDRNYCRQERFLSNELSSLRPLPRDRFSMKYYTTLKVGTNGHVHLKRDRHSYSVPYVHIGKQALVVYTERLVHIYIENVQVALHSRSFVANKYSTHPEHLASKHQQYGTRSPDYYIKRALDIHSDFHLLVVRVFGQSDRYPEQLYRTCEGLFRLHRSYGETFFKACEIALRNDMLSYKFLQRILENGMVEQQQERADNKQLPQHENIRGASYYS
- a CDS encoding nucleotidyl transferase AbiEii/AbiGii toxin family protein — protein: MILKKEIEKKALEHEVSRNTIDKDWVLGHFVDAIFSIDSCREALIFKGETCLRKCYIADYRFSEDLDFTSINPDFQLDIDLLQQIMSLVQEWIFWSKLTPAIWTKKKSPSAFRGC
- a CDS encoding type IV toxin-antitoxin system AbiEi family antitoxin domain-containing protein — translated: MADSVYISEHLTKPQLEFLKLLDDYEIQLFKFSEIEQLLEQKFDNLSEILENLVDKELLVRMEKGKFCKQGFRDEYVIGTFVVENSAVAYWSALNLHGLTEQFSNTVFIQTTHKKYDKSILGTSYKFVRIAANKKTGIIHNGYGNLQYPITDVEKTIVDCFDLPQHSGGYAELIRAVGQAQMQASKLVEYCQAVNNIAVTKRIGYLVELLQIPSMESFIDFAKKQVKNKYNLFDPQGLEEGEFIAEWRLRLNISRKELLDITNKQY
- a CDS encoding Fic family protein — its product is MATPRERFVEALKFLQELQEKGIVGIHTDDMPNRKYREILSKNGFIREVAKGWYITTSPEEKDGETTAWYSSYWDFVAIFLERKYGDNWCLSADQSLLLHAANQSVPQQLLVRSPQGNNNPTPLPHNTSLFNIRGELPSADQLIVTPNGIRMYNLQSALIYSSASTYTRNAIDARTVLSLIRDASELLPVLLENGHTTLAGRLAGAFRNIDRDKIADQIIDTFKQADYDIREEDPFESKLDLKLSTRERSPYANRIRLMWTQLREVVIKNFPAAPGIPANHDLYVKNIDDIYVTDAYHSLSIERYRVTPELIAKVSSGEWNAKENEEDRKQRDAMAARGYYQAFLSVKESIRAVLQEKNAGIQADMDHSKWYRELFEPSVTAGILKASDLAGYRNHQVYIGNSKHVPLSVDAMRDVIPILFEMLEEEPEASVRAVLGHFIFVFIHPYMDGNGRIGRFLMNAMLASGGYPWTVIPVERRDEYMQALEKASVDQDIAPFAAFVGYLVNEGMKGKAVAELPA